One genomic segment of Candidatus Binataceae bacterium includes these proteins:
- a CDS encoding DUF3303 family protein codes for MVIERFRDRDPLPIYRHLRDRGRMVPEGLTYLDSWVEPNFDRCFQLMECDDLRLIQQWVLNWRGSGVTIEIVPVVPSKDTMEVVGPRLDKESTS; via the coding sequence ATGGTCATCGAGCGGTTTAGGGATCGAGATCCACTTCCGATTTATCGACATCTGCGCGATCGCGGGCGGATGGTGCCGGAGGGACTCACCTACCTCGATAGCTGGGTCGAGCCTAACTTTGATCGCTGTTTTCAGTTGATGGAGTGCGATGATCTGCGGCTGATCCAGCAATGGGTCCTGAATTGGCGCGGTTCGGGCGTGACGATCGAAATCGTGCCGGTGGTTCCAAGCAAGGACACCATGGAGGTGGTCGGGCCGCGCCTGGA
- a CDS encoding IS30 family transposase encodes TDLSKFTQRQLNAIAQRLNQRPRKTLGFQTPARTLSSNVASTH; translated from the coding sequence ACTGACCTGTCGAAGTTCACCCAGCGCCAGCTCAACGCGATCGCCCAGCGCCTAAATCAGCGGCCTCGAAAGACCTTGGGATTCCAAACCCCAGCACGTACACTTAGCAGCAACGTTGCATCGACCCATTGA